The genomic segment GCGCGAGGTCGGAAGAGGAAGGTTCGAAAGGAACAGAGGTGGATTGTCGAGCCATGACGCCGATCCATTGGTTGGGGTGGGAAGGCGATGGCGGTTTGGCCCGACAGCCGCAAAGCGCACGACGACCGGGCGGCTCATGGCGACAGGTCAAATTGCGAACGGTGACGTGAACGCGTCGTGCGGAGTCGGGAAAGAAAAGAATTGCTCCTGCATCACGGCCACCGGCGGCCATCGGTGGTGATCAGTCGCGCGGCAGCGACGCTGCCGCCGTCAAGCGGAGTCGAGCAAAGGGAAAAGGAAGGGCACGCCCGCGCGATGCGCGGGCGAATCGGACGCCGGCGTGCCCGGCGGGCCTCGTTATCTGGGCTGGAACCGGTACGCCGGCACGGCGCACCGAATGCGAAAACGCGCGCGACGCGCGCGGCAGAGGCTGCGTTCGCTCAAGCGGCGCGCCGCCGGCGCGAGGCACGATGCCGCGCACCGGCGGCGCGCGCCGGAATGGCGAACGAAACGCGTCGGCCAGCGCAGCCCGCGACGCGCGAACGCGTCCGGCACGTCGCCGTACCGCTTAGTTTTCGTCGTAGTGGATGTTGGAGATCGCCATTCGCCCTCGCTCGCCTCTGTGCCTGATGGCCGGGATCGCGACGCGTCCCGGCGTCGTTGATGTCGGACGCGATCGCGCGGCGCGCGCGATCGCGAATGCGTGCTTCAGATGTGCAACGCGTGGCCGAGCGCGCGAAGTGCGGCTTCCATCACCGCTTCCCCGAGCGTCGGATGTGCATGAATCGTACCACTGACGTCCTCGAGGCGCGCACCCATTTCGAGCGATTGCGAGAACGCGGCCGCGAGCTCGGACACGCCCACGCCGACCGCCTGCCAGCCGACGATCACGTGATCGTCGCGGCGCGCGACGACGCGCACGAAGCCGTCCGCGCCTTCGAGCGTCAGCGCGCGGCCGTTCGCGGCGAACGGAAACGACGCGCTCAGGCATGCGCCGAACGCGCGCTCGGCTTCGTCGGGCGCGAGCCCGGCCGACACGACCTCGGGATCGGTGAAGCAGATCGCCGCAATCGCGGCGGGCATGAAATGGCGCCGCTTGCCGGCAACCAGCTCCGCAACCATCTCGCCTTGCGCCATCGCGCGATGCGCGAGCATCGGCTCGCCCGTCAGATCGCCGATCGCCCACACGTTGCGCATCGACGTGCGGCACATGTCGTCGATCTTCAGCGCGGCGCCCGCGCGGTCGAGCTGCAGCGTCTCGAGCCCCCAGCCCTGCGTGCGCGGACGGCGGCCGACCGTCACGAGCACCTGATCGGCGGCGAGCTCGGTTTGCGCGTGCGCGTCGTCCTGCACGCGCACCGCATCGCCACGCGCGTTCAGTCCGAGCACCTCGTGGCCGAGATGCACGCGCACGCCGAGGCGCTTGAGCGAAGCGGCGACGGGCTTCGTCAGCTCCGCATCGTAGATCGGCAGGATGCGCTCGCGCGCCTCGACGACGGTCACGTCGACGCCGAGCTTGCGGTACGCGATGCCCAGCTC from the Burkholderia humptydooensis genome contains:
- the lpdA gene encoding dihydrolipoyl dehydrogenase — translated: MSDTRTTTLLVIGGGPGGYVAAIRAGQLGVRTILVERDRLGGTCLNIGCIPSKALIHAAGEFDKVRGFASDSPLGIRTEAPAIDIARTVAWKDGIVKKLTGGVGALLKKNGVEVVHGDARVVDGKNVDVDTGDGARVRIQCEHLLLAAGSEPVELPAMPFGGNVISSTEALSPGRLPKRLVVVGAGYIGLELGIAYRKLGVDVTVVEARERILPIYDAELTKPVAASLKRLGVRVHLGHEVLGLNARGDAVRVQDDAHAQTELAADQVLVTVGRRPRTQGWGLETLQLDRAGAALKIDDMCRTSMRNVWAIGDLTGEPMLAHRAMAQGEMVAELVAGKRRHFMPAAIAAICFTDPEVVSAGLAPDEAERAFGACLSASFPFAANGRALTLEGADGFVRVVARRDDHVIVGWQAVGVGVSELAAAFSQSLEMGARLEDVSGTIHAHPTLGEAVMEAALRALGHALHI